A region from the Volucribacter amazonae genome encodes:
- a CDS encoding sugar ABC transporter ATP-binding protein — MPSPLLTVKNLSKSFSGIFALNNVHLEVGRGEVHALLGENGAGKSTLLKALSGAQPQSSGEIIFDNKTLSPQDSPYQRQQQGIVTIYQEFNLLPNMTVAENFFLGREKTKGLFVDEKMVNEEAQMVLDNLGLEIKPNTQVSRLSVAQQQMVEIARALTLNAKLIIMDEPSAALSDKEVETLHNIVRDLKQRGVSVIYVTHRLNEVFALCDRFTVFQDGKYSGEGKVAEVNVDDIIKMMVGRNVAFTRRPASETHHQDKPVVLSVRHLHREKPALDPHGIALHDISFDIHQGEILGIAGLVGAGRTEIARCLFGAEPYIAGEILLNGEPYHANSPLEALEKGIALVPEDRKKEGLVLGLPIRTNMTLSNLKNLLSLKWFVDENKESDLIESYRQALRIKMASSHLEARKLSGGNQQKVILARCMSLNPKVLIVDEPTRGIDVGAKSEVHQVLFDMAKKGVAVLVISSDLPEIMAISDRIITLSEGRVTGQIHGDDATDEKLMSMMAIGVNRD; from the coding sequence ATGCCAAGTCCTTTATTAACGGTTAAAAATCTTAGCAAGAGTTTCTCTGGAATATTTGCCTTAAATAATGTTCATCTTGAAGTAGGGCGAGGCGAAGTGCATGCCTTACTTGGTGAAAATGGTGCGGGGAAATCTACTTTGCTTAAAGCCTTATCTGGAGCACAACCACAAAGTAGTGGTGAAATTATTTTTGATAATAAAACTTTATCGCCACAGGATAGCCCCTATCAACGGCAACAACAGGGCATCGTAACAATTTATCAAGAATTTAATTTATTGCCGAATATGACGGTTGCCGAGAATTTTTTTCTGGGACGAGAAAAAACAAAAGGTTTGTTTGTTGATGAAAAAATGGTTAATGAAGAAGCTCAAATGGTACTGGATAACTTAGGTTTAGAGATCAAACCTAACACCCAAGTATCTCGTTTAAGTGTAGCTCAACAACAAATGGTTGAAATCGCACGAGCCTTGACCTTAAATGCCAAGCTGATCATTATGGACGAACCTTCCGCTGCATTAAGCGATAAAGAAGTGGAAACCTTACATAACATTGTAAGGGATCTCAAACAACGAGGGGTAAGTGTCATTTACGTTACACATCGTTTAAATGAAGTTTTTGCCCTTTGTGATCGCTTTACGGTATTTCAAGACGGTAAATATTCTGGCGAGGGCAAGGTTGCTGAAGTGAATGTTGATGATATTATTAAAATGATGGTTGGACGCAATGTGGCATTTACTCGCCGTCCAGCTAGCGAAACCCATCATCAAGATAAACCTGTGGTACTTTCTGTCCGTCATCTTCATCGAGAAAAACCAGCTTTAGATCCTCATGGCATTGCTTTACATGATATTAGCTTTGATATTCATCAAGGCGAAATATTGGGTATTGCTGGCTTAGTTGGAGCAGGACGCACAGAAATCGCTCGTTGTTTATTTGGTGCAGAACCTTATATTGCTGGCGAAATCTTACTTAATGGCGAGCCTTATCATGCTAATTCGCCATTGGAGGCTTTAGAAAAAGGCATTGCTCTTGTGCCAGAAGATCGTAAAAAAGAAGGGCTAGTATTGGGGCTACCTATTAGAACCAATATGACGCTTTCTAATTTAAAGAACTTATTATCCTTAAAATGGTTTGTAGATGAAAATAAAGAAAGTGATTTAATTGAATCCTATCGCCAAGCCCTTCGGATAAAAATGGCAAGTTCCCACCTTGAAGCTCGTAAATTATCTGGTGGTAATCAGCAAAAAGTCATTCTTGCTCGCTGTATGTCCCTTAACCCCAAAGTGCTTATTGTTGATGAACCGACAAGGGGTATTGATGTTGGGGCAAAATCTGAAGTGCATCAAGTACTATTTGATATGGCAAAAAAAGGAGTTGCTGTATTGGTTATTTCTTCTGATTTACCTGAAATTATGGCTATTTCTGATCGGATAATTACCCTTTCCGAAGGGCGAGTAACTGGGCAAATTCATGGCGATGATGCTACTGATGAAAAATTAATGTCGATGATGGCTATCGGCGTAAATAGAGATTAA
- a CDS encoding substrate-binding domain-containing protein, with amino-acid sequence MKKSSKLILSILTLSCAVYAQAKNELVVFSLPNLSSPFEVQLSKSALNTAKALEINLQVLDGQSSSTKQAADLENAITRGAKGIVIAPNDVNAIAAAVEEIIEEKIPAATLDRKVQSSQPIPHFGANNYTGGQEIAKVIKARFPQGANIILLTGQPGSSSNIERTKGFRDELKAGGDSYNIIIDQTGNWLRSEGLRIIESVLPTLKVKPQVILSANDDMALGAIEALHSLGYKAGEIIVTGFDAGPEALARIKDGWLYATADQRPSYAVKTALEQIVNKERNGVAMTGLDFAPTIITLENINDAERISEVQ; translated from the coding sequence ATGAAAAAAAGTAGTAAATTAATCTTATCTATTCTGACATTAAGCTGTGCTGTTTATGCTCAAGCAAAAAATGAATTAGTTGTTTTTAGCTTGCCAAACTTATCCAGCCCTTTTGAAGTTCAACTGTCCAAATCAGCATTAAACACTGCAAAAGCGTTAGAAATTAATTTACAAGTATTAGACGGGCAAAGTAGCTCAACCAAACAAGCGGCTGATCTTGAAAATGCCATTACACGAGGTGCTAAAGGGATTGTTATTGCCCCTAATGATGTGAACGCTATCGCTGCTGCAGTGGAAGAAATTATTGAAGAAAAGATCCCTGCGGCAACTTTAGATCGTAAGGTACAAAGTAGTCAGCCTATTCCTCATTTTGGGGCAAATAATTATACGGGAGGGCAAGAAATAGCCAAAGTCATTAAAGCCCGTTTTCCACAAGGGGCAAACATTATCTTGCTCACAGGGCAACCGGGTTCTAGTTCTAATATTGAACGCACTAAAGGCTTTAGAGATGAACTCAAAGCAGGGGGCGATAGCTACAATATTATTATTGACCAAACAGGTAATTGGCTTCGCTCAGAGGGATTACGCATTATTGAAAGCGTTTTACCAACATTAAAAGTTAAACCTCAGGTTATCCTCTCTGCCAATGATGATATGGCATTAGGGGCAATAGAAGCCTTGCATAGCCTTGGCTATAAAGCCGGTGAAATTATTGTAACAGGGTTTGATGCTGGTCCTGAAGCCTTAGCACGTATTAAAGATGGTTGGTTATATGCGACTGCCGATCAACGTCCTAGCTATGCGGTAAAAACAGCCTTGGAACAAATTGTTAATAAAGAACGTAATGGGGTAGCAATGACAGGCTTAGATTTCGCCCCAACAATTATTACTTTAGAAAATATCAATGATGCCGAACGCATTAGTGAAGTGCAATAA
- a CDS encoding MurR/RpiR family transcriptional regulator, whose amino-acid sequence MSENVELANLQQEIRQRYDRLSKRLKQVAKYVLDNHQSVVFDTVATIAERAEVPPSTLIRFANAFGFSGFNEMKQLFRESLMEGTVNYTERLQLSRQLDKEEPISQNGKDVLTIFSQANSHALQQMANNISLSQLESAVDILLQANNIFIIGLKRSFSIASYLNYALHHLEERSFILDGLGGMFDEQLSLIREGDAVISISFSPYAKETLEIMQATARKGIKQIAITDSQISPLLAFSDVSFVIKEAQVHGFRSQCATMTLAQTIAIALAMRKGKE is encoded by the coding sequence ATGTCAGAAAATGTAGAATTAGCTAATTTGCAACAAGAGATCCGTCAACGTTATGATCGCTTGAGTAAGCGTTTAAAGCAAGTCGCAAAATATGTTTTAGATAATCATCAAAGTGTGGTGTTTGATACCGTAGCGACCATTGCAGAGCGAGCAGAAGTTCCACCATCTACCCTAATCCGATTTGCCAATGCTTTTGGTTTTAGTGGCTTTAACGAAATGAAACAATTATTTCGTGAAAGTTTAATGGAGGGAACGGTAAATTATACAGAACGTTTACAGCTTTCTCGTCAACTAGATAAAGAAGAGCCAATTTCGCAAAATGGTAAAGATGTTTTAACGATTTTTAGTCAGGCAAATAGCCATGCTTTGCAACAAATGGCGAATAATATTTCCTTATCACAGCTTGAAAGTGCAGTAGATATTTTATTACAAGCCAACAATATTTTTATTATTGGACTAAAACGTTCTTTTAGTATTGCCAGTTATTTAAATTATGCCCTGCATCATCTTGAGGAACGTTCCTTTATTTTAGATGGATTAGGGGGAATGTTTGATGAACAATTAAGTTTAATTCGTGAAGGTGATGCGGTAATTTCCATTAGTTTTTCCCCTTATGCCAAAGAAACGTTAGAAATTATGCAAGCCACTGCCCGTAAAGGCATTAAACAAATCGCCATTACCGATAGCCAAATCAGCCCATTATTGGCTTTTAGTGATGTTTCCTTTGTGATTAAAGAGGCACAAGTGCATGGTTTTCGTTCACAATGTGCCACCATGACCCTTGCCCAAACTATTGCTATTGCCTTGGCAATGCGTAAAGGTAAAGAATAA